The nucleotide sequence TCCACGTCCGTGGGTGCGATGTTGCACACGATGCGATCGTCAAGGAACTTGCTCTTATTGCTGCCGGAGGCTTCGCGGCGGATCTGTATCAACAGCGCCTGCACCGCAATCGGATCGAACTTGGTAGGTGTATTCCGGATGATGTCGCTCAAAGCCTCGCCCACTGTCAGCGAGTGCCGGTACGGACGCTCCGACGTCATGGCATCGAAGGTGTCAGCCAGTCCGATGACCCGCACCGGAGTGGCAAGTTCATCCAGGTGAAGCTTGTCGGGATACCCGCTGCCGTCGGCGCGCTCGTGATGATTCCGTACCACCTCCGGCACATGCGCCCACGGGAACTGCACCCCATGCACGATCTGATGCCCGATGACAGTATGATCCGCCATCTCGCGGAACTCATCCGCATTCAGCTTGCTGGGTTTCCCGAACAACGCTTTATCGACGGCGACTTTGCCGATATCGTGCAGATAGCCGCTCGCCCGGATACCGGTAATCTCCGCCGGGTCAAGCCCCATCGCATCCGAGATGCCGGCTGCATAGCGGCCCACGCGTAGCGAGTGTCCACGGATATTGATGTGCTTGATGTCGATGGCGTTTGCAAACGTTTCCAGCGCGTTGTCGTAGAAGCTTTGTACCGACGCCAACAGACGCAGATGCTCTGAAACCCGCTGCGCCAGCGACTGGCTCAACGTGTAGTTGTTCACGCCGAGCGCCACGTAATGGCTCAACATCCGCAGTGCTTCGATATCTTCGGCCGAATACACCGCATCTTCGCCGCGCCGGCCGAGTGCAGTCATGCCAACCAGTTTGTTTCCAACCCGAAGAGGAACAATACACTTGAACAGTTCGGGTGCAACGTTGCCGTTGGCGGTGAGGTAGCCCTCGTAGCTCTTCGCCGATATCGGCAGGGGGGCACGGAGCGACGTCAGCGCGTGGACATGCTTCGGTAGTAAAGGAATGACTGCTTGATCTGGAAAGGTGAGGAAGCCCTTGGCAAAGATGGATGCCATCATCGCAGGGCGATCGCGGAACAAAAAGAGTGCGCCTTCCCGTGCATCGACTGCGTCCATCACGAGCGACAGGACGCTGCCGGCTGTCTCGGGAAAATCGCGGTCGGCGGTCATGAGGGATCCAAGGTCCGCTAGGGCCTCGAAGATCAACAGCATGCGCCGGAAATTGTTATCTTTAAAGCTCACCTGGGAGCGAGCTGAATCACTAGAGCAACCTGAGACTAACACGCCGGTCTGCGATTGTTTGTTACTCAGTTTGGTGCAGCAGGAACAGGGCAAAAACGGGAATAGCACGGAAGTAACCGGTACGAAACCGACATTGGTTACCTGCCCGAATTCAACTCAGAAGTGCAAGCGCAAATCGCTGAAACGCTCCAACTGTAATAAGCGACAATCGCCCGTCTCGCTGCAGACTTCTTCATGCTCCATGATCCACGTATTGTCATGGGGAACGAACACAGCATGGATGCCTGCCCCAATTGCCGGGTTGATGTCCGATTTTGGGGAGTTGCCAACCATCCAACTGCTTTCGCGCGCGAGCTCATATTTCTCCATGATTCCGCGATACGTCGGCACGTCCTTTTCCGCAACGATCTCGATCGCTGCAAAGTAGTGCTTTAATCCTGACCGCTCGATCTTCCCGGTCTGCTCGGTGATGTTGCCCTTGGTCATCATAATCAGGTGATGCTTGCCGGAGAGATATTCCAGCGTCTCGGCGACACCGTCGATGACTTCCACCGGATGCTCCGCAATCTCGTGGCAGAAGCTGTGAATCGTAGCGTGCATCTCCGGGGTCACCGGATCGACACTCAGCTTCTCGAAGGTCGTTATCAGCGCATGCGCGAAGCTGTGCAGCCCGTATCCGTGCGTGAGGATGTTTCCGCGCTCGACCTCGTTCAGAATCTCGCGTACTTGTTCGCGCGAATGTTCCTTGTGGTCGAGGTACGAAATGAACTTAGCAATCGCACGTTCGAAATAGATGTTGTTTTCCCAGAGCGTATCGTCAGCATCGATAAGCAGGGTTTGGGCGCCATTTGATCGAATGGAATGCATGAAGGGAACTACACAGCATTCTAAATGGTGTTCGTCCTTCGGTGAACCGCACCTCGCATGCTCGGTGCTTCTTGCTTTGTTAAAATTCGGGGCAGTATGCGAATGATGATGTCGGGGTTCCTGCTCCTTCTATTTGCATTTTCCAGTATTTCCATGACAGCGAGAACGCGCCCAGCGAAGAAGGCGGCGCAGAAGGCGACCACCGCTTGCGTCACCTGTTCAATGAAAGTCACGCCCGACCTCGCGAAACAACTGGCGAAGTGGAAGCCGGTCCGGATGCCGTTCCATTCTTCGGGGCTGACGCCAAAAGAAGTAAAGGTCGTGCAGAAACTCGTCATGGCCACACGTTATCTGAACGATATCTATTGGCGCCAGAGTGATCCCGAGGGCTTGATGCTGTATGAGCAACTCAAAGGCAGCAGGCACCCGCAGGACCAGCGAGTGCGGCGCTTTCTCAGCATCAACGGAAGCCGCTACGACTTGCTGAACGAAAACAAGCCGTTCATTGGCGACGATCCTTACCGCCCAGGGCGCGGATTCTACCCGGCGGGGCTGACGCGCGACGAGATCGAACAATACGTGAAGGAACATCCGGAACAAAAGGCCGCCATCTACAGTGGCTACACCGTGGTCCGCCAGCAGGGCGGCAAGTTGCAGGCCATCCCGTATTCCGTTGCGTACAAGTCTTTTCTCGAGCCAGCTGCAAAAGCCCTGCGTGAAGCTGCCGATCTCACCGATGACAAGGCATTCGCCGACTTCCTTCGTCTCCGTGCGAAGGCTCTTCTGACCGACGACTTCTACGAAAGCGATCTCGCCTGGCTTGACCTGAAGAATCCGAAGATCGATGTCATCATGGCGCCGTACGAAACCTATCTCGACGAACTGCTCGGTGTGAAAACGTCCTACGGTCCCGCCGTCCTTATCCGCAACGATGAGGAGAGCAAGAAACTCGAGATGTACCAGCAATACGTCGCAGAGCTGCAGGACGCCCTGCCGCTTCCGGCGGAAGACCGGCCTTCGAAGAAAGGTCATCACATGC is from Terriglobales bacterium and encodes:
- a CDS encoding HAD family hydrolase, encoding MHSIRSNGAQTLLIDADDTLWENNIYFERAIAKFISYLDHKEHSREQVREILNEVERGNILTHGYGLHSFAHALITTFEKLSVDPVTPEMHATIHSFCHEIAEHPVEVIDGVAETLEYLSGKHHLIMMTKGNITEQTGKIERSGLKHYFAAIEIVAEKDVPTYRGIMEKYELARESSWMVGNSPKSDINPAIGAGIHAVFVPHDNTWIMEHEEVCSETGDCRLLQLERFSDLRLHF
- a CDS encoding HD domain-containing phosphohydrolase codes for the protein MLLIFEALADLGSLMTADRDFPETAGSVLSLVMDAVDAREGALFLFRDRPAMMASIFAKGFLTFPDQAVIPLLPKHVHALTSLRAPLPISAKSYEGYLTANGNVAPELFKCIVPLRVGNKLVGMTALGRRGEDAVYSAEDIEALRMLSHYVALGVNNYTLSQSLAQRVSEHLRLLASVQSFYDNALETFANAIDIKHINIRGHSLRVGRYAAGISDAMGLDPAEITGIRASGYLHDIGKVAVDKALFGKPSKLNADEFREMADHTVIGHQIVHGVQFPWAHVPEVVRNHHERADGSGYPDKLHLDELATPVRVIGLADTFDAMTSERPYRHSLTVGEALSDIIRNTPTKFDPIAVQALLIQIRREASGSNKSKFLDDRIVCNIAPTDVDVLASMLNHRLNNGRVYSN